The proteins below are encoded in one region of Syngnathus acus chromosome 2, fSynAcu1.2, whole genome shotgun sequence:
- the LOC119118396 gene encoding nuclear receptor subfamily 1 group D member 1-like, whose amino-acid sequence MDNSPGGGVILYAGSSGSSSPSPGSPSSGYQTHSQPSSPENVTFTEIGAMKERSDGSASPTSKVRFAEVYGGSPAPQQTYAHLIGGKRPSCAFHGTFTKNGGMVLLCKVCGDIASGFHYGVHACEGCKGFFRRSIQQNINYKMCVKNEKCLIMRMNRNRCQHCRFKKCLSVGMSRDAVRFGRIPKREKQRLLDEMQSYMKSLNESAAADMDYSSSSSPSVNETLAGHDDGGSKEAIGAISRAYQDTFSGRERTAKRAKLTNKDASRDCGSRQVSGQAKCAQSCPLDDNPLTFHNMDNAYLASTNPTHRPSVDTLHRCRKAGKASNQPSCPWKLAPGAKVLACPLNACPVSGSERSSQDIWESFSQCFTPAVKEVVEFAKGIPGFQELSQQDQVMLLKSGTFQVLMVRFSNLFNAAEHTVTFLNGQTYPLSTLRALGMGSLLNAMFDFSEKLASLGLEPDEMALFMAVVLVSADRWGISDAPAVEQLQEGLIRALRSLLARRHPDDTSLFSKLLLRLPDLRTLNNLHSDKLLAFRIDP is encoded by the exons GAGGCGGAGTCATCCTGTATGCAGGCTCGTCCGGAAGTTCCAGCCCCAGCCCGGGGAGCCCCTCCAGCGGCTACCAGACACACTCGCAGCCCTCGTCGCCGGAGAATGTGACCTTCACAGAGATCGGGGCGATGAAAGAGAGGTCGGACGGGTCCGCCAGTCCGACCTCAAAGGTCCGCTTCGCCGAGGTGTACGGCGGTTCTCCTGCACCGCAGCAAACCTATGCACATCTGATTGGTGGGAAAAGGCCCAGCTGTGCTTTCCATGGAACTTTTACGA AGAATGGTGGAATGGTTCTGCTCTGCAAGGTCTGCGGTGACATTGCGTCCGGTTTCCACTATGGCGTGCACGCATGTGAAGGATGCAAG GGTTTTTTCCGCCGCAGCATCCAGCAGAACATCAACTACAAGATGTGCGTGAAGAACGAGAAGTGTCTGATCATGCgcatgaaccgcaatcggtGCCAGCACTGTCGCTTCAAGAAGTGCTTGTCCGTCGGCATGTCACGAGACG cTGTGCGTTTTGGCCGCATCCCGAAAAGAGAGAAGCAGCGACTTCTGGATGAGATGCAGAGCTACATGAAGAGCCTCAATGAGTCAGCCGCTGCGGACATGGactactcctcctcctcttccccgTCGGTGAACGAGACTCTCGCCGGCCACGATGACGGCGGCTCCAAGGAGGCCATCGGGGCCATCTCCAGAGCCTACCAGGACACCTTCAGCGGGCGGGAGAGGACGGCCAAGAGGGCCAAACTCACCAACAAGGACGCTTCTCGAGATTGCGGTTCCCGCCAGGTTTCTGGACAAGCCAAGTGCGCCCAGTCTTGCCCGCTTGATGACAACCCGCTTACATTCCACAACATGGACAACGCATATTTAGCGTCAACCAATCCAACTCATCGGCCGAGCGTCGACACTCTGCATCGTTGTCGCAAAGCGGGGAAGGCTTCAAACCAGCCCTCCTGTCCGTGGAAGTTAGCTCCGGGAGCTAAAGTGTTG GCGTGTCCTCTGAACGCGTGCCCCGTATCTGGTTCGGAACGCAGCAGTCAGGACATCTGGGAGTCCTTTTCTCAGTGTTTCACTCCTGCAGTCAAGGAAGTGGTGGAATTCGCTAAGGGCATTCCAGGATTTCAAGAGCTTAGCCAGCAGGACCAAGTCATGCTGCTTAAATCGGGAACCTTCCAG GTTCTTATGGTGAGGTTCAGCAACTTGTTCAATGCTGCAGAACATACGGTGACCTTCCTGAACGGTCAAACGTACCCGCTGTCCACCTTACGTGCTTTGGGGATGGGTTCCCTACTCAATGCCATGTTTGACTTCAGTGAGAAGCTGGCCTCCTTGGGCTTGGAGCCTGATGAAATGGCGCTTTTCATGGCTGTTGTGTTGGTCTCAGCAG ATCGTTGGGGCATCTCAGACGCGCCGGCTGTGGAGCAGCTCCAGGAGGGGCTTATCCGAGCGCTGCGCTCGCTCCTCGCCCGGCGGCATCCGGACGACACGTCGCTCTTCTCCAAACTCCTTCTGCGGCTACCAGACCTGCGCACCCTCAACAATCTGCACTCCGACAAACTTTTGGCCTTTCGTATTGACCCCTGA